From Streptomyces sp. NBC_00775, one genomic window encodes:
- a CDS encoding 1-aminocyclopropane-1-carboxylate deaminase encodes MSLSSYDRYPLLFGFSPVHPLERLTQRLGGASLWAKREDCNSGVAYGGNKTRKLEYLVADALAQGCDTLVSIGGVQSNHTRQVAACAARAGLKCVLIQESWVEWPDSVYDKVGNILISRLAGADVRLVRAGFGIGFKESWEQALREVEEAGGKPYAIPAGASDHPLGGLGFAGWAYEVAEQERELGVFFDTVVVCSVTGSTQAGMVAGFAALEEAGGRPRRVLGIDASAAPARTREQIARIAHGTGQLIGVQKELTEADVELDERYHAGTYGIPDEVTLEAMRLAARTEGMVTDPVYEGKSMAGMVDLVARGEIGRDSSVLYAHLGGQPALNAYSALF; translated from the coding sequence ATGTCCCTTTCCTCATACGACCGTTACCCACTGCTCTTCGGATTCTCCCCCGTGCATCCGCTGGAGCGGCTCACCCAGCGCCTCGGGGGTGCCTCGCTCTGGGCCAAGCGGGAGGACTGCAACTCCGGTGTCGCGTACGGCGGGAACAAGACCCGCAAGCTGGAGTACCTCGTCGCCGACGCGCTCGCGCAGGGCTGCGACACGCTCGTCTCGATCGGTGGCGTGCAGTCCAACCACACCCGCCAGGTCGCGGCCTGCGCCGCCCGCGCCGGGCTCAAGTGCGTGCTGATACAGGAGAGTTGGGTGGAGTGGCCCGACTCCGTGTACGACAAGGTCGGCAACATCCTCATCAGCCGGCTCGCCGGTGCCGACGTACGGCTCGTGCGGGCCGGGTTCGGGATCGGGTTCAAGGAGAGCTGGGAGCAGGCGCTGCGGGAGGTCGAGGAGGCGGGCGGCAAGCCGTACGCCATTCCGGCGGGAGCGTCGGATCATCCGCTGGGCGGGCTGGGGTTCGCCGGGTGGGCCTATGAAGTCGCCGAGCAGGAGCGGGAGTTGGGCGTCTTCTTCGACACCGTTGTGGTGTGCTCCGTGACCGGGTCGACGCAGGCGGGCATGGTCGCCGGGTTCGCCGCTCTGGAGGAGGCGGGCGGGCGGCCGCGGCGCGTCCTTGGGATCGACGCGTCGGCGGCGCCCGCCCGTACCCGTGAGCAGATCGCGCGGATCGCCCACGGCACGGGACAACTCATCGGCGTACAGAAGGAGTTGACGGAGGCGGACGTCGAGCTGGACGAGCGGTACCACGCGGGGACGTACGGGATTCCGGACGAGGTCACGCTGGAGGCGATGCGTCTCGCGGCGCGCACCGAGGGGATGGTCACCGACCCCGTGTACGAGGGGAAGTCGATGGCCGGGATGGTGGACCTGGTGGCGCGGGGTGAGATCGGACGGGACTCCTCCGTGCTCTACGCCCACCTGGGTGGACAGCCGGCGCTGAACGCGTACAGCGCGTTGTTCTAG
- a CDS encoding MFS transporter: MSTPSAPSTSSPSRSAEDHPARLGTVLLVIVTAYLMVGVDSTVVNVALPDIQKDLDFSGTGLSWVLNAYTLAFGGLLLLGGRVGDIAGRRRTLTVGVLLFAASSLLGGLATENAWLLAARALQGVGAALVAPSTLALITTNFPEGPRRHHALGIYSSMAGIGASIGLVLGGMLTSWASWRWALLINVPIGVSVAVALPRRVTETPRHAGRFDAAGALTGTAGMTSLVYAFIRVSEEGWSDIQAQLGFSAAAALLVGFALIESRADQPIMPLRLFASRNRAGGYAGVLLLPAGMFGAFYFLTLICQQVLDYSPLRAGFAFLPMTLAMFTVVRFVPRLLGRLGAKPVLLTGMALLVVAAGWLWRLEPGDGYLTGLFGPLLLMGVGVGLSFMPLNATILAGIEPREAGAASGLLQTLQWLGGTLGLAILVTVFGTATRHAHGSPSDILTAGAARAFGIGSLIALAALLVSACVITGTKPKTTA; the protein is encoded by the coding sequence ATGTCCACCCCGTCCGCACCGTCCACCTCCAGCCCGTCCCGCTCGGCGGAAGATCACCCGGCCAGGCTCGGCACCGTCCTTCTCGTCATCGTCACCGCCTACCTGATGGTCGGCGTCGACTCCACGGTCGTCAATGTCGCCCTGCCCGACATCCAGAAGGACCTGGACTTCAGCGGCACCGGTCTCTCCTGGGTCCTCAACGCCTACACGCTGGCCTTCGGCGGACTACTCCTCCTCGGCGGCCGGGTCGGCGACATCGCGGGCCGCCGCCGTACACTCACCGTCGGCGTCCTGCTCTTCGCCGCCTCCTCCCTGCTCGGCGGTCTCGCCACCGAAAACGCCTGGCTGCTGGCGGCCCGCGCGCTCCAGGGCGTGGGCGCCGCCCTCGTCGCACCCAGCACCCTCGCCCTGATCACCACCAACTTCCCGGAGGGCCCGCGCCGCCACCACGCCCTCGGCATCTACTCCTCCATGGCGGGCATCGGCGCCTCCATCGGCCTGGTGCTCGGCGGCATGCTCACCTCCTGGGCGTCCTGGCGCTGGGCCCTGCTGATCAACGTACCGATCGGCGTCTCGGTCGCCGTCGCCCTGCCCCGCCGCGTCACCGAGACCCCGCGCCACGCGGGCCGCTTCGACGCGGCGGGGGCACTCACCGGCACGGCCGGGATGACCTCGCTGGTCTACGCGTTCATCCGGGTCTCGGAGGAGGGCTGGAGCGACATCCAGGCGCAGCTCGGGTTCAGTGCGGCGGCGGCCCTGCTCGTGGGCTTCGCCCTGATCGAGTCCCGCGCGGACCAGCCGATCATGCCGCTGCGCCTGTTCGCCAGCCGCAACCGCGCGGGCGGTTACGCGGGCGTCCTGCTGCTGCCCGCCGGCATGTTCGGCGCCTTCTACTTCCTCACCCTGATCTGCCAACAGGTCCTGGACTACAGCCCGCTCCGCGCGGGATTCGCCTTCCTGCCCATGACCCTGGCGATGTTCACGGTCGTGCGATTCGTGCCCCGGCTGCTCGGGCGGCTCGGCGCCAAGCCGGTGCTGCTCACCGGCATGGCCCTGCTGGTCGTCGCGGCCGGGTGGCTGTGGCGGCTGGAGCCCGGCGACGGCTATCTGACCGGCCTGTTCGGGCCGCTGCTGCTGATGGGCGTGGGCGTCGGCCTGAGCTTCATGCCGCTCAACGCGACGATCCTCGCGGGCATCGAACCGCGCGAGGCGGGCGCCGCCTCCGGTCTGCTGCAGACCCTGCAGTGGCTCGGCGGCACCCTCGGCCTCGCCATCCTGGTCACGGTCTTCGGCACGGCGACCCGGCACGCGCACGGCTCCCCGTCCGACATCCTCACCGCCGGAGCGGCCCGCGCGTTCGGCATCGGCTCGCTGATCGCGCTGGCCGCCCTGCTGGTGTCGGCATGCGTGATCACGGGCACCAAGCCGAAGACCACCGCCTAG
- a CDS encoding zinc-dependent alcohol dehydrogenase family protein, with translation MKAAVIESVGRAVVTEVPDPTPGPREVVVEVAACGLCGTDLHILQGEFAPKLPIVPGHEFAGEVVGVGTQVTELSIGDRVAVDPSLYCYECRYCRTGHNNLCERWAAIGVTTAGGAAQYATAPVANCVRLPDHVRTQDAALVEPLSCAVRGYDVLNSRLGAHVLIYGSGTMGLMMLELAKRTGAASVDIVDLNPQRLATAQLLGASASAANPDELDRPQGWDLVIDATGNAAAIQDGLDRVAKAGTFLQFGVADYATRVTIDPYRIYNQEITITGSMAVLHSFERAAELFATGVLDPSVFISDRLPLTSYPQALEQFASGVGRKIVVVP, from the coding sequence ATGAAGGCCGCCGTCATCGAGTCCGTGGGCCGCGCCGTCGTCACCGAGGTCCCGGACCCGACGCCGGGCCCCCGCGAGGTCGTCGTCGAGGTCGCCGCCTGCGGCCTCTGCGGCACCGATCTGCACATCCTCCAGGGCGAGTTCGCCCCCAAGCTGCCGATCGTGCCGGGCCACGAGTTCGCGGGCGAGGTGGTCGGGGTGGGCACCCAGGTCACCGAACTCTCGATCGGCGACCGAGTGGCGGTCGACCCCTCCCTCTACTGCTACGAGTGCCGGTACTGCCGTACGGGCCACAACAACCTCTGCGAGCGCTGGGCGGCGATCGGCGTGACGACGGCGGGCGGCGCCGCCCAGTACGCGACCGCCCCCGTGGCGAATTGCGTCAGGCTCCCGGACCACGTCCGCACCCAGGACGCGGCACTCGTCGAACCGCTCTCCTGCGCGGTACGCGGCTACGACGTCCTGAACTCCCGCCTCGGCGCGCACGTCCTGATCTACGGCTCCGGAACGATGGGCCTCATGATGCTGGAGCTCGCCAAGCGCACCGGCGCCGCGAGCGTGGACATCGTGGATCTCAACCCGCAGCGACTGGCCACCGCGCAGCTGCTCGGCGCCTCCGCCTCGGCGGCGAACCCGGACGAGCTGGACCGCCCGCAGGGCTGGGACCTGGTCATCGACGCGACGGGCAACGCCGCGGCGATCCAGGACGGCCTCGACCGGGTCGCCAAGGCCGGCACCTTCCTCCAGTTCGGCGTCGCCGACTACGCGACGCGGGTGACGATCGACCCGTACCGCATCTACAACCAGGAGATCACTATCACCGGTTCGATGGCGGTCCTGCACAGCTTCGAACGTGCGGCGGAGCTCTTCGCCACGGGTGTTCTGGACCCCTCCGTCTTCATCAGCGACCGCCTCCCCCTGACGAGCTATCCCCAGGCACTGGAACAGTTCGCATCTGGCGTGGGCCGCAAGATAGTCGTGGTGCCGTAA
- a CDS encoding TetR/AcrR family transcriptional regulator produces MTQVKPMRADARRNYERLLKEAAVAFAEHGENASLDDIAKRAGVGSGTLYRHFPTRRALLEAVYVDSIDAIAVRADEIAAELPPGEALVEWLNELSEGMIQVRGLKTLLGSAVTDGSSAVLTACGTSVKAAATRLVEAAQREGTLRADVEPIEVLRLAHGVATASELANGQGKHIRRYLSLLTEGLRP; encoded by the coding sequence ATGACGCAGGTCAAGCCGATGCGGGCGGATGCACGGCGGAACTATGAGCGGCTGCTCAAGGAGGCGGCGGTCGCCTTCGCCGAGCACGGGGAGAACGCCTCCCTCGACGACATCGCCAAGCGGGCCGGGGTGGGGTCAGGGACCCTCTACCGGCACTTTCCCACCCGGCGGGCCCTGCTGGAGGCCGTGTACGTGGACAGCATCGACGCGATCGCCGTGCGCGCGGACGAGATCGCGGCGGAGCTGCCACCCGGCGAGGCCCTGGTGGAGTGGCTGAACGAGCTGAGCGAGGGGATGATCCAGGTCCGCGGGCTCAAGACACTGCTCGGCTCGGCCGTCACCGACGGGAGTTCCGCCGTACTGACCGCGTGCGGGACCTCGGTGAAGGCCGCCGCCACCCGGCTGGTCGAGGCCGCTCAGCGGGAGGGGACCCTGCGGGCGGACGTGGAGCCGATCGAGGTGCTGCGGCTCGCGCACGGCGTGGCCACCGCGTCGGAACTGGCGAACGGGCAGGGGAAGCACATCCGCCGGTATCTCTCGCTGCTGACGGAGGGCTTGCGTCCGTAG
- a CDS encoding TerD family protein, which translates to MTPGSNIPLPVTHVTVDVAAPVRLDVSGLLLTADGKVRSDDDFIFYNQPAGPGVTYRSGGGTAPDAITVDTTAVPPGIEKIVVTASPDAPGQTFQGIEPTATIRNATDSAVLATFTPPQLGTETALVIVEIYLRNGAWKARAVGQGYANGLAGIATDFGVSVEEPAPTPVAPPVQAPVTPPPPLDPRLTAPPAPPAPPAPAAAPAPAASGKINLDKGRVSLQKNQTVSLVKGGRPLLSQVKMGLGWEPAYRGKDIDLDASVIAYGPQRNHIDSCYFGKLSIVNGAIKHSGDNLTGEGGGDDEVIVVDLGRLPQDVTGLVFTVNSFSGQKFTEVAKAYCRLLDAATGEELVRFDLTNAEPQTGVMMAKMIKQFSGEWEMTALGDFVKSRTVRGMVKPAAQAL; encoded by the coding sequence ATGACCCCCGGCTCGAACATCCCTCTCCCCGTCACCCACGTGACGGTGGACGTCGCCGCCCCGGTGCGGCTCGACGTATCGGGCCTGCTGCTCACCGCCGACGGCAAGGTGCGCTCCGACGACGACTTCATCTTCTACAACCAGCCCGCGGGCCCCGGCGTCACCTACCGCTCGGGCGGCGGCACCGCCCCGGACGCGATCACGGTCGACACAACCGCCGTCCCCCCGGGCATCGAGAAGATCGTCGTCACCGCAAGCCCGGACGCACCGGGCCAGACCTTCCAGGGCATCGAACCCACCGCCACGATCCGCAACGCGACCGACAGCGCGGTATTGGCGACGTTCACCCCACCGCAGCTCGGCACCGAGACGGCCCTGGTGATCGTCGAAATCTACCTCCGCAACGGCGCGTGGAAGGCCCGAGCCGTCGGCCAGGGCTACGCGAACGGCCTCGCGGGCATCGCCACGGACTTCGGCGTCTCGGTGGAGGAGCCGGCGCCGACCCCTGTCGCACCCCCGGTCCAGGCCCCCGTAACCCCGCCCCCGCCGCTGGACCCCCGCCTCACCGCCCCGCCGGCCCCGCCCGCACCCCCGGCGCCCGCCGCCGCCCCCGCGCCCGCAGCCTCCGGAAAGATCAACCTGGACAAGGGCCGGGTGAGCCTCCAGAAGAACCAGACCGTCTCCCTGGTCAAGGGCGGCCGCCCGCTCCTCTCCCAGGTCAAGATGGGCCTCGGCTGGGAGCCCGCGTACCGCGGCAAGGACATCGACCTGGACGCCTCGGTCATCGCGTACGGCCCGCAGCGCAACCACATCGACAGCTGCTACTTCGGCAAGCTCTCCATCGTGAACGGCGCGATCAAGCACTCCGGCGACAACCTCACGGGCGAGGGCGGCGGCGACGACGAGGTGATCGTCGTGGACCTCGGCCGCCTCCCCCAGGACGTCACCGGCCTGGTCTTCACGGTCAACTCCTTCTCCGGCCAGAAGTTCACCGAGGTCGCCAAGGCCTACTGCCGACTGCTGGATGCCGCCACCGGCGAGGAACTGGTCCGCTTCGACCTCACCAACGCCGAGCCCCAGACCGGCGTGATGATGGCCAAGATGATCAAGCAGTTCTCCGGTGAGTGGGAGATGACGGCCCTGGGCGACTTCGTGAAGTCCCGCACGGTCCGCGGCATGGTGAAGCCGGCGGCCCAAGCGCTCTGA